Proteins encoded together in one Diabrotica undecimpunctata isolate CICGRU chromosome 3, icDiaUnde3, whole genome shotgun sequence window:
- the Tcs1 gene encoding threonylcarbamoyl-AMP synthase, whose product MSLHIPVTSKSATALAIQYLKNGYVIAVPTDTVYGIACDATNKSAIGNMYDIKCRNENKPLALCLSQVSDVKKIGYVSHLPQNLLDSLLPGPITIILPCVDKTLDHSLSIEGKVGVRIPDCNFIRSLSSGLGKPLALTSANLSNEKNAIEIDDFKNIWEKLPVIFDGGKLKDDNNASTVVDLSEPGIFNIVRKGVSCESIVDVLTRFSLKNKHNACDIKQV is encoded by the coding sequence ATGAGTCTGCACATTCCTGTCACTAGCAAATCGGCAACAGCACTGGCAATTCAGTATTTGAAGAATGGATATGTGATAGCAGTTCCTACAGATACTGTGTATGGCATAGCATGTGATGCCACAAATAAATCAGCTATAGGTAATATGTATGATATCAAATGCAGAAATGAAAACAAACCACTAGCGTTATGCTTAAGCCAAGTCAGTGATGTTAAAAAGATTGGATATGTTAGTCACCTACCACAAAACCTCCTGGATTCCTTACTTCCTGGACCTATCACCATAATACTACCATGTGTTGATAAAACGTTGGACCATTCACTTAGTATTGAAGGAAAAGTTGGGGTAAGAATACCTGATTGCAATTTCATAAGAAGTTTGTCCTCAGGATTAGGGAAGCCATTGGCATTAACAAGTGCCAATTTAAGTAATGAGAAGAATGCTATAGAAATTGATGACTTCAAAAACATCTGGGAAAAGCTACCAGTTATTTTTGATGGTGGTAAGTTAAAGGATGACAATAACGCATCCACTGTGGTAGATTTGTCAGAACCTGGCATTTTTAATATAGTAAGGAAAGGTGTTTCCTGTGAAAGTATAGTGGATGTGTTAACTAGgtttagtttaaaaaataaacacaacGCATGTGATATTAAGCAAGTGTAA
- the LOC140437776 gene encoding ATP-dependent RNA helicase DDX42 → MAFNYANIHSNQKRHNAVPPPSSGVSKQGYSTMNAISQNALSAAWGGSRKRVATEDEYFDDDEEEAVPDLAYIPAPGSPTRLEMMQKKDEDDEDDPLDAYMAGIEQQVHKESLQKSEPTQGIRNDLEEEDVEESYYRYMEENPNAGVPQTDDDYPEVEYDEDGNPIAPDKKKIIDPLPPIDHSTIEYQPFQKVFYEEHSDINELTDEQVKELRKVLDISVTGSNAPKPVSSFAHFGFEEKLMKAIIKAEYSTPTPIQAQAVPCALLGRDVLGIAQTGSGKTAAFLWPMMKHIAVQKPVEEGQGPIALILAPTRELALQIYNDAKKFAKVYDLRVICAYGGGSKWEQSLALKTGAEIVVATPGRIIDHVKSGSTNLQRVTFLVLDEADRMFELGFEPQVRSVCNHVRPDRQTLLFSATFRKRIEKLAKDALSNPVKISQGTTGQANEDVTQHVLLLPNQESKRKWLFDKLVELLSAGSVLVFVTKILDAEMVAKDIKVKEFDCLLLHGDMEQADRNKVITAFKKNECSLLVATDVAARGLDIPHVRTVVNYDLARDIDTHTHRIGRTGRAGTQGTAYTLLTVGDKEFAGHIVKNLESAHQKVPQEVLELAMQSSWFKKQRLRNKKDYNPNVGGIGLGFKEKPSNPLQASGPSSVGQSQPARGPATDRLSAMKAAFKTQYMNQFTASSDQPPPPPPPTRKKSRWE, encoded by the exons ATGGCTTTTAATTATGCTAATATTCACTCAAATCAAAAACGACACAATGCAGTGCCTCCGCCAAGCAGTGGTGTTTCCAAACAAGGATATTCTACTATGAATGCAATTAGTCAAAATGCACTCTCTGCAGCTTGGGGTGGTAGCAGGAAGAGAGTTGCCACTGAAGATGA gtATTTTGATGATGACGAAGAAGAAGCTGTTCCAGATTTGGCTTATATTCCAGCACCAGGGAGTCCTACTAGGCTGGAAATGATGCAAAAGAAAGATGAGGACGATGAAGATGATCCTCTTGATGCTTACATGGCAGGAATTGAACAACAG GTCCATAAAGAATCTCTTCAGAAATCAGAACCAACTCAAGGCATCCGTAAtgatttagaagaagaagatgtagaaGAATCGTATTATCGATATATGGAAGAGAATCCTAACGCGGGAGTTCCACAAACAGATGATGACTACCCCGAAGTAGAATATGATGAGGACGGGAACCCTATAGCTCCAGACAAGAAGAAAATAATTGATCCTCTTCCCCCTATAG ATCACTCCACAATCGAATATCAACCGTTCCAAAAAGTCTTTTATGAAGAACATTCTGACATAAATGAGCTCACTGACGAACAAGTAAAGGAGTTAAGAAAAGTTTTGGATATCTCTGTAACAGGTAGTAATGCACCCAAACCTGTATCTTCTTTTGCTCACTTTGGCTTCGAGGAGAAACTTATGAAAGCTATCATTAAGGCAGAATATTCGACACCGACGCCTATTCAAGCTCAAGCTGTGCCTTGTGCGTTGCTAGGACGAGATGTCTTAGGCATAGCTCAGACAG GCAGTGGTAAAACCGCAGCATTCTTGTGGCCCATGATGAAGCATATAGCGGTTCAGAAACCCGTCGAGGAAGGACAAGGTCCCATAGCTTTGATTTTGGCACCGACCAGAGAATTGGCTCTTCAGATCTACAACGATGCTAAGAAATTTGCAAAAGTATATGACCTGAGAGTTATATGTGCGTATGGTGGTGGCTCGAAATGGGAACAAAGTTTG GCATTAAAAACTGGAGCAGAAATCGTAGTGGCCACACCTGGTCGTATTATAGATCACGTAAAAAGCGGCTCAACCAACCTCCAAAGAGTCACATTTTTAGTCCTTGACGAAGCTGATAGAATGTTCGAGCTCGGATTCGAGCCCCAGGTCCGTTCAGTCTGTAATCACGTGCGACCGGATCGTCAGACTCTACTCTTTTCGGCGACTTTCAGGAAGAGAATTGAAAAATTGGCCAAAGACGCTTTGTCCAATCCAGTGAAGATTTCACAAGGAACCACAGGACAAGCTAACGAGGACGTAACGCAGCATGTGTTGCTTTTACCCAACCAGGAATCTAAGAGGAAGTGGCTGTTTGATAAGCTCGTGGAGTTGCTGTCTGCCGGATCGGTTTTGGTATTTGTTACAAAAATATTGGATGCTGAAATG gTAGCCAAAGACATAAAAGTTAAAGAATTCGACTGCTTGCTATTACACGGTGATATGGAACAAGCAGACCGAAATAAAGTGATAACAGCCTTTAAAAAGAACGAATGCTCACTACTG GTAGCCACAGATGTCGCTGCTAGAGGTCTGGACATACCGCACGTTAGAACTGTCGTAAATTACGATTTAGCGCGAGATATTGACACTCACACTCATAGAATCGGTCGAACAGGTCGTGCTGGTACGCAAGGAACAGCCTATACACTACTGACTGTCGGCGATAAGGAATTTGCTGGACATATAGTGAAGAATTTGGAATCGGCGCATCAAAAAGTGCCGCAGGAGGTGTTGGAGCTGGCTATGCAAAGTTCATGGTTTAAAAAACAAAG ACTTAGGAATAAAAAGGACTACAATCCCAATGTCGGTGGTATAGGTTTGGGATTTAAAGAAAAACCATCCAATCCGTTGCAAGCCAGTGGTCCAAGCTCGGTAGGCCAGTCACAACCCGCCAGAGGTCCGGCGACTGATAGATTATCTGCAATGAAAGCTGCATTTAAAACGCAATATATGAATCAG